TCTGCAAAAGGTGAGATCTTCGATAAGGTGCTTGGACTTGAGCTGGGCGCGGATGACTATATGATCAAACCATTTGACTCCAAGGAACTGGTAGCCCGTGTCAAGGCGGTACTGAGGCGTTTCGAGCCGTCCGCCAAAGCTTCACAGGAAAAGCCCAGCGGTAAATATGTGGAGTATCCCGATCTGGTGATCAATCTGACTAATTATTCCGTACTTTACCATGGAGAGAGCATCGATATGCCCCCGAAAGAACTGGAGCTTTTATATTTTCTCGCCTCTTCCCCCAACCAGGTGTTTACTCGAGAACAGCTTCTGGATCACATCTGGGGTTATGAGTATATCGGCGACACCCGTACGGTAGACGTACATATCAAGCGTCTCCGCGAAAAGATCAAAGACCATAAGTCCTGGTCCATCAGTACGGTCTGGGGAATCGGCTATAAATTCGAGGTTAAATCTTCATGAAAAACGCGCTTTATGTTAAGTTCCTGTTCGGGTATGTGATTCTTGGCATCCTGAGCATCTTCGTGATCTCCCTGATGGGCTCCGCCCTGATTGAACAGGACCTGACCCGCCAGACCGGCGATTACCTGTACAAGGAAGCGGTCAATATCGCGTCCAACCACGCTGACTACTATTATTCACAGCAGGCCTCCCTTGAGGACACTTACTTTAATCTGTGCACACTGTCTGAATACCAGAACACACAGATCTGGATGCTGGACCCGGAAGGCCGTATTCTCATCAATACAGCAGCAGCTTTGAATCCTGATGACCCGGAACAGATCGATAATTTTGATCCGCTGTCCCTCGGCACAGGCTATTACAGCATCGGAAAATTTTACAACTGTTTTTCCGACCGCATGCTGAGCGTCATGGTTCCGGTCACACTGAACATGTCCACGAAAGGTTACGTTGCCATTCATGTGCAGATGACCGATATCTACACGCAC
The Ruminococcus gauvreauii genome window above contains:
- a CDS encoding response regulator transcription factor, which produces MVAKQKILIVDDDNNIAELISLYLTKECFDNMIVNDGEEALEAFDTFKPNLVLLDLMLPGMDGYQVCREIRYKSNVPIIMLSAKGEIFDKVLGLELGADDYMIKPFDSKELVARVKAVLRRFEPSAKASQEKPSGKYVEYPDLVINLTNYSVLYHGESIDMPPKELELLYFLASSPNQVFTREQLLDHIWGYEYIGDTRTVDVHIKRLREKIKDHKSWSISTVWGIGYKFEVKSS